The window gctgcagctcccaggtcCTGAGGGAACACAGGGAGACAATGAGGGGCCAGCTCCCTTCCCGAGGTGAGAACCTCAGCAACCTTTTCCCAGCTTGTCTCCTAcaagctgggctggcagaagggACTGGCATTTGGCTCATGTGCCATAATTCTTCCCCAGAGTgggtctgcagagctgcctgcaccGGGGCTGGAGCTCCAAAGACCCGACTGCCCCCCCCAGAACTCCCTGTCTGCAAAAGAGCCGGCCCCAGCCCACAGAAGCCTGGCAAAGATGTGCTGGCTCTGTcccggagctgctgcaggaactcGATCATGACAAACAGCTCAGTACACCTCGCCCAGTCCCTTCTGCGCCTCGTTCAGGGACAAACACCGAGTTCTTTATTCAAGCACCGAATGTGCACCTCCTGGGAAGGCTCCGGCCACAGCCCGGGCTCCTCACCGTGCTCCCTGTCACCAGGGCTGGTTCCTCCCCCGCCCCACACTCACCGTTTTGGAAGGGACGTACGCGTACGGGAGGCTCCTGTCCTCGCACATGATGGGGATGTGGCAGTACACATCGATGGGCAGCGTGTCCCCGGCCAGCACCGTGATCCTGCGGGCACAGCCGTGTCAGcgcccgggccggggccgcgcggGCCCAAGGGGCCAGGGCAGCACTTACCCCTTCTCGCCCTTGTTGATGAACTTCTGCACCTCCTTCACGCCGCGGCGGAGCTGCTTGTGCTTGGTCGCTGCAAGAGAAGGACGGCGTGAGGGGCTGAGTGAGAACCGAGCGCGCGGCACCGCACCGCGCCACCGCCATCACCCGGCCCCTCCCCGCCGGACCTTTCCTGATGCACTTGAGGAGCTTTCGGGTGAGCTTGCGGGACGCGAGCGGCTGCGCGATGGGGTTCAGGAAGTCGAGCTGCTCCCGGTACGAGAGCTCCGGTGTCGCCTCCGCCTCGGCCGCCGCCTCCGGCTTCTCCCGCGCCATGGCCGCCACAGGCCGGATCCGCTTCCGGGGCGCGCGCCGCGCCGCGGCCGGGACACACGCCGGCGAGCTCTCCGACAGCCAATCGGAACCGCACTGGCAGTGACAGACAGCCGGGACGGCCAATGGCGAGCGGTGTTTGGAGCATTCCCGGCCGCGCGCTCCATCCCGCGTTGCCCACCCCCGGTCCCGGTTCCAGTTCTGGACCCGGTCCCGGTTCTGGACCCAGTCCCAGTCTCAGTTCCAGTCCCGGTCCCAGTCCCAGTTCTGGCCCCGCTCCCAGTCCCAGTTCTGGTCCCAGTTCCAGTTCTGGACCTAGTCCCAGTCTCAGTTCCAGTCGCGGTCCCAGTCCCAGTTCCACTTCTGGACCCAGCCTCAGTCCCAGTTCTGGCCCCAGTCGCGGTCCCAGTCCCAGTGTCAGGCAGGCCGGGGCAAGCTTCAACACGGGCCTTTATTGGGTGTGGTCAGTGCCGGTAACGCCGGACCCACCCGACCCAACACAACATCAGACCAACCTGAACCTGGGAACGCTGCAGTGCCCGATGTGCAGCCAGCCACCCTCACGGGCTGTGCCCGCCTCATCCACCTGGCCACATGCAGGATTCTCTCCCTTGCTTTTCATCCCAGGGAACTCTTCTCCCTGCAGGGCTACattgctgcttttcccaaaaACAATGGAGGCTTCCAACAGGGTACCCTcccaaaaactgctctgaatCAACCCATCaccccagcagccagcactggggaTAATGAGGTCTACCCGAGGCCATGGCAGCACATCCCCTGAGCCCAGGAGATGCCCTGAGCCACGGAGACATTGCTGCTCCAACTAGAGAGGCTTCAGGCAGGGCTGGTTACCTTCTGCCTCactccagcctgtccctggaCAACAGGAGGGCTTCAGCCAAGACTTGCAGTTGCTCCAAGACCTCTCGCTGCATCTCCACAGCCACGTGGAACACGTGATGGTCGGAGCTGTTGTACATCACAGCGTTCTGGAACATGAGCATCAGGTCACACTGGAACTGCATCACGGACTGAATGTGTCCCTTTGAGAGCCTCCTCTTTATGCTGCTTAAATCCATGGGCCTACAAAagacagagagaagaagaatgAAATTGCAACCCAGGCCCTGGCATCCTTTGGGATCTGCATGAATGTGCTTGTTCTCATTTCAGGGTGGCCCTGAAAGCACAGCTATTTTCAATCAATTTTATTGCTCAAGACACACAGGGGGAAgtgagaaaggcttttcttcTGAGCCAGACAAAAGTGAGTTCAGCCAATGCGACACTTGCCATCCAATC of the Ammospiza nelsoni isolate bAmmNel1 chromosome 16, bAmmNel1.pri, whole genome shotgun sequence genome contains:
- the NHP2 gene encoding H/ACA ribonucleoprotein complex subunit 2; this translates as MAREKPEAAAEAEATPELSYREQLDFLNPIAQPLASRKLTRKLLKCIRKATKHKQLRRGVKEVQKFINKGEKGITVLAGDTLPIDVYCHIPIMCEDRSLPYAYVPSKTDLGAAAGSKRPTCVILIKPHEEYQEAYDECLEEVSALPLPL